One window of Campylobacter sp. RM12651 genomic DNA carries:
- a CDS encoding iron ABC transporter permease encodes MNLSKEIIAHRKYERKKIVIIVFFIFLGILGFVCDIAVGPSMISPIEVVKSILKAFFIDIEVDNTSYIITHSLRLPMAVMALVVGAALGYGGALIQTLLNNPMASPYTLGLAAAAGFGASLVIAFGFAGISLYFAVPLGAFTMTMVCSSVLFLFAKSRAFSSEMLILVGIALLFLFQSLLSLVQYISAPEISQQIVFWLFGSLQKSNWTNVIIVGVVTIICVILLIKDSWALCAFRLGENRAEVLGVNLSYLRFKALLIVSIMSATAISFVGVIGFIGLVSPYIARMLVGEDQRFYMLTSMLIGAVFLSFSSVISKIIVIGTLFPIGIVTSFVGVPFFFFIVYSRRRVC; translated from the coding sequence ATGAATTTAAGTAAAGAAATAATCGCTCATAGAAAATATGAGCGAAAAAAAATTGTAATTATTGTATTTTTTATATTTTTGGGTATTTTGGGTTTTGTGTGTGATATAGCTGTAGGTCCATCTATGATAAGTCCTATTGAAGTTGTAAAATCAATTTTAAAAGCGTTTTTTATTGATATTGAAGTTGATAATACATCGTATATAATCACACATTCATTAAGATTGCCTATGGCTGTTATGGCTTTAGTTGTGGGTGCTGCTTTAGGTTATGGTGGAGCATTAATTCAAACTTTACTTAACAATCCTATGGCAAGTCCATATACTTTAGGACTAGCTGCTGCGGCTGGTTTTGGAGCTTCACTTGTGATTGCATTTGGATTTGCAGGAATTAGTCTTTATTTTGCTGTTCCACTTGGTGCATTTACTATGACTATGGTTTGTTCTAGTGTTTTGTTTTTGTTTGCAAAATCAAGAGCTTTTAGTTCTGAAATGTTAATTTTAGTAGGTATTGCGCTTTTATTTTTATTTCAATCATTATTATCCTTAGTTCAATACATAAGTGCGCCTGAAATTTCTCAACAAATTGTTTTTTGGCTTTTTGGCTCACTTCAAAAATCAAATTGGACTAATGTAATTATAGTTGGAGTGGTTACGATTATTTGTGTTATTTTACTTATAAAGGATAGTTGGGCGTTGTGTGCTTTTAGATTAGGTGAAAATAGGGCTGAAGTTTTGGGCGTTAATTTATCTTATCTTAGATTTAAAGCATTGCTAATTGTATCAATTATGAGCGCAACGGCTATTTCTTTTGTAGGAGTTATTGGATTTATTGGGCTTGTATCTCCTTATATAGCTAGAATGCTCGTAGGAGAAGACCAAAGATTTTATATGCTTACATCTATGTTAATTGGTGCTGTATTTTTAAGTTTTTCTTCTGTGATTTCAAAGATTATAGTAATAGGGACTTTATTTCCTATTGGAATTGTTACTTCTTTTGTTGGAGTGCCATTTTTCTTTTTTATAGTTTATAGTAGGAGAAGGGTATGCTAA
- a CDS encoding DUF1561 family protein: MKKILVVFLLNIILFADSITQHKADKIQDSRLFVQSHDGKLFCLSPKLADGRLLVGMQDCKNSSITRYDVYKRLAFRYNDSWVCASLGDRMKNGKMGSDYVELRPCVLNDKSQWFDINNDAFSLKAFSNMKITEKNFLLVATKNNFGNKIKIFEGVMKEWLEAIAPPVNYALKTPIYFYVENRTSGVRTKYYLGKNNANKNNPTNFYYDFSSGKIALYNNGNFECLKTNLSNLNASYLRFEKCNFEDRENDFYWNLNLFDGSFIVDNKNNILEVARGSDLGRLFVVTKDYYKINLAGSSLKNTQFFFDSSVYDLWNFNYRNAGFNSHKCGNERRVKRDLNFFNLANFNVLDDNWIRRLYAITRTSDSSNDASGICGICMLQTFEIVSLLTQVYPYNPELENNNQGYLFDYSEHRSPFVSFQRRNPALYNLMQGAFNFWGNELVFGEPIYHRGVRAIWALTRNILPRFDWSLSSVYTGDDIGRELIRLTRSPAGSLYIALVSLSNGRAHAIPIVITNHGVVVIPTNNENISEEEYLELVRPANNLRSLELSVTANGRYQIEALALIGLVGNRDNVLGEYLNQFDCTGDGSFRRGNGNFLNPNNANTCNNGRCELMEIDFMFSN, from the coding sequence ATGAAGAAAATATTAGTTGTATTTTTATTAAATATAATACTTTTTGCTGATTCTATTACTCAACATAAGGCTGATAAAATTCAAGATTCAAGACTATTTGTTCAATCACACGATGGAAAATTATTTTGTCTTAGCCCTAAGTTAGCTGATGGAAGATTGCTAGTAGGTATGCAAGATTGTAAGAACTCAAGTATCACAAGATATGATGTATATAAAAGACTTGCTTTTAGATATAATGATAGCTGGGTTTGTGCGTCGCTTGGGGATAGAATGAAAAATGGCAAGATGGGGAGTGATTATGTAGAACTTCGCCCTTGTGTATTAAACGATAAATCTCAATGGTTTGATATTAATAATGATGCTTTTAGCTTAAAAGCATTTTCAAATATGAAAATTACAGAAAAAAACTTTTTATTAGTGGCTACTAAAAATAATTTTGGTAATAAAATAAAAATTTTTGAAGGCGTTATGAAAGAATGGCTTGAAGCTATTGCACCACCTGTAAATTATGCTTTAAAAACACCAATATATTTTTATGTAGAAAATAGAACAAGTGGAGTTAGAACTAAGTATTATTTGGGTAAAAATAATGCAAATAAAAATAATCCAACTAATTTTTATTATGATTTTAGTTCAGGTAAAATTGCTTTATATAACAATGGTAATTTTGAATGTTTAAAGACCAATTTATCTAATTTAAATGCTAGTTATTTAAGATTTGAGAAATGTAATTTTGAAGATAGAGAGAATGATTTTTATTGGAATTTAAATCTATTTGATGGTTCTTTTATAGTGGATAATAAAAATAATATTTTAGAAGTTGCAAGGGGCAGTGATTTAGGAAGATTATTTGTTGTTACAAAAGATTATTATAAAATTAATCTTGCGGGAAGTTCTTTAAAGAATACTCAATTTTTCTTTGATAGTAGTGTGTATGATTTATGGAATTTTAATTATAGAAATGCGGGATTTAATTCGCACAAATGTGGAAATGAAAGAAGAGTAAAAAGAGATTTAAATTTCTTTAACTTAGCTAATTTTAATGTTTTAGATGATAATTGGATAAGAAGACTTTATGCGATAACAAGAACAAGTGATAGTAGTAATGATGCTAGTGGAATTTGTGGAATTTGTATGCTACAAACTTTTGAAATAGTATCTTTATTAACTCAAGTATATCCATATAATCCTGAACTAGAAAATAATAATCAGGGTTATTTATTTGATTATAGCGAGCATAGAAGTCCTTTTGTGTCTTTTCAAAGAAGAAATCCAGCATTATATAATCTAATGCAAGGAGCTTTTAACTTTTGGGGAAATGAGTTGGTATTCGGAGAGCCAATTTATCATAGAGGAGTTAGGGCGATTTGGGCTTTAACTAGAAATATATTGCCAAGATTTGATTGGAGTTTAAGTTCAGTTTATACTGGAGATGATATTGGTAGAGAATTAATAAGACTTACCCGCTCTCCTGCTGGTTCTTTATATATAGCTTTAGTAAGCCTTAGTAATGGTAGAGCTCACGCTATTCCTATAGTTATTACAAATCACGGGGTTGTGGTAATTCCAACAAATAATGAAAATATAAGCGAAGAAGAATATTTAGAATTAGTAAGACCTGCTAATAATTTAAGAAGCTTAGAGCTTTCTGTTACGGCAAATGGAAGATATCAAATAGAGGCATTAGCTTTAATTGGTTTAGTTGGAAATAGAGATAATGTATTAGGAGAATACTTAAATCAGTTTGATTGCACTGGAGATGGTAGTTTTAGAAGGGGTAATGGTAATTTCTTAAATCCAAATAATGCAAATACTTGCAATAATGGAAGATGTGAATTAATGGAAATTGATTTTATGTTTAGCAATTAA
- a CDS encoding ABC transporter ATP-binding protein: MLILKDVNVKRANNLILDKINLEFENGKIYAIIGANGAGKSSLLDAIFGRVKADGKISLDDFILNKKTYKSWQNNIAYMLQDFNSNANLSALEVVLLGKLKKLGLFIKDEELEFALNIMKGLNINHLANKNINALSGGQRQMISFAQVLAKEPKVLLLDEPVSALDLHYQCLLLEALKEQTYTKNLISIVVLHDLNLASRFCDELIVLHKNLVYQKGLANDIITKQMLKDLYDVNVNVLADENKPLISLLGTK; this comes from the coding sequence ATGCTAATCTTAAAAGATGTAAATGTTAAAAGAGCTAATAATTTAATATTAGATAAAATCAATTTAGAATTTGAAAATGGAAAAATATATGCAATAATAGGTGCAAATGGCGCTGGTAAAAGTTCGCTTTTAGATGCTATTTTTGGCAGAGTAAAAGCAGATGGAAAAATTAGTTTAGATGATTTTATTTTAAATAAAAAAACTTATAAATCTTGGCAAAACAATATTGCTTATATGTTGCAAGATTTTAATTCTAATGCAAATCTTAGTGCTTTAGAAGTAGTTTTGCTTGGAAAATTAAAAAAATTAGGGCTTTTTATAAAAGATGAAGAATTAGAATTTGCATTGAATATAATGAAAGGTTTAAATATTAATCATTTAGCTAATAAAAATATAAACGCACTTTCAGGCGGACAAAGGCAGATGATAAGTTTTGCTCAAGTGTTAGCAAAAGAGCCAAAAGTATTATTACTTGATGAGCCTGTGAGTGCTTTAGATTTGCATTATCAATGCTTATTGCTTGAAGCTTTAAAGGAGCAAACTTATACTAAAAACTTAATTAGTATTGTTGTTTTGCACGATTTAAATTTAGCTTCAAGGTTTTGCGATGAGCTTATAGTTTTACATAAAAATTTAGTTTATCAAAAAGGTTTAGCAAATGACATTATCACAAAGCAAATGTTAAAAGATTTATATGATGTAAATGTAAATGTTTTAGCTGATGAAAATAAGCCTTTAATATCACTTTTAGGAACAAAATGA
- a CDS encoding glycosyltransferase family 25 protein, with translation MKFFIINLEQDIEKRQKITALCESLGLNYEIIKAVYGKALSEDEIKNNVASVEIQLKYLRKPLNLGEIGCAMSHRLCYQKIIEQNLEDAIILEDDAIFDENLLEFLKYKNEFPKNTDLILLGHYWQQYRDDGYIINTPYSLKFNHKIKNWNIRKIIGRGNGTHGYYITKKGAEKLFNETKKIYMAADHYTSNTLLFNTYAVYPILINVDINFQSSINENANLKRRSKFGKIIKTIKQKIIYFIPSLKKPRDYV, from the coding sequence TTGAAATTCTTTATAATTAATCTTGAGCAAGATATAGAAAAAAGACAAAAAATAACAGCCCTTTGCGAAAGCTTAGGGCTTAATTATGAAATAATTAAAGCTGTATATGGCAAAGCGTTGAGTGAAGATGAAATAAAAAACAACGTAGCTTCAGTTGAAATTCAATTAAAATATCTTAGAAAACCATTAAATTTAGGCGAAATAGGCTGTGCTATGAGCCATAGATTATGTTATCAAAAAATTATAGAACAAAATCTAGAAGACGCAATTATTTTAGAAGATGATGCAATATTTGATGAAAATTTATTAGAATTTTTAAAATATAAAAATGAATTTCCAAAAAATACTGATTTAATATTATTAGGACATTATTGGCAACAATATAGAGATGATGGTTATATTATCAATACACCTTATTCTTTAAAATTTAATCATAAAATAAAAAACTGGAATATAAGAAAGATAATTGGAAGAGGCAACGGAACTCATGGATATTATATAACAAAAAAAGGAGCTGAAAAATTATTCAACGAAACAAAAAAAATATATATGGCCGCAGATCATTACACATCTAATACATTATTATTTAATACTTATGCTGTGTATCCGATATTAATTAATGTAGATATTAATTTTCAAAGCTCAATAAATGAAAATGCTAATTTGAAAAGACGTTCTAAATTTGGCAAAATTATCAAAACAATCAAACAAAAAATTATATATTTTATCCCGTCTTTAAAAAAGCCAAGAGATTATGTTTAG
- a CDS encoding gamma carbonic anhydrase family protein yields MLVKYDSFYPNLNKSVFVANGAKIIGDTTIDEYSSIWFNAVIRADVANIKIGKYTNIQDNSTIHVARALYDELGVEISPKTPCIIKDYVTIGHNSIIHACTINSNVLVGMGSVIMDGAVINENSIIGANSLVTKNKVFPPNSLIQGSPAKVVRELSNEEIKAIKNQALEYAEVSKKYLENS; encoded by the coding sequence ATGTTAGTTAAATACGATAGTTTTTATCCTAATTTAAATAAATCAGTTTTTGTAGCAAATGGAGCTAAAATCATTGGAGATACTACAATTGATGAATATTCATCAATATGGTTTAATGCAGTTATTCGTGCAGATGTAGCTAATATAAAAATAGGAAAATACACAAATATCCAAGATAATTCTACAATTCATGTAGCAAGAGCTTTATATGATGAACTAGGAGTTGAGATTAGCCCTAAAACACCTTGTATAATAAAAGATTATGTAACTATAGGGCATAACTCTATAATCCACGCTTGCACGATAAATTCCAATGTATTAGTAGGAATGGGAAGTGTGATTATGGATGGGGCGGTTATTAATGAAAACTCAATAATAGGTGCAAATTCATTAGTAACTAAAAATAAAGTTTTTCCACCAAATTCATTAATTCAAGGAAGTCCTGCAAAAGTTGTTAGAGAATTAAGCAATGAAGAAATAAAAGCTATTAAAAACCAAGCTTTAGAATATGCAGAAGTTAGCAAAAAATATCTGGAAAATTCTTAA